One Pectinophora gossypiella chromosome 21, ilPecGoss1.1, whole genome shotgun sequence genomic region harbors:
- the LOC126376666 gene encoding uncharacterized protein LOC126376666, which translates to MSSGSTRQTFTEHEKVCLQELVLKYKLNSAATIGAGNANVKKMAWVRLTQEFNSIETNSKRTEAQLKKCWDNLKTRRKQFLAQEKRERMRTGGGLYAASTSQGSQETIDAALLDATNIELQGVFDSDSDMVLDHNMLAPVPDLPAPAAPAAPANTSPGEGPSQIQRAIPVEVDIEIMDIPYRPSAGSRLSDYEPPSLIQEPVPVAQVELPRRPSTGLREHDYGAPSRTLASKNIRAHVINQEFTLRKDRYQVIVDREEELHKLRIAEREWLVKAAEETYHKARLEKESAQELLLCSRAKRELAELHLSRERKK; encoded by the exons ATGTCGAGCGGATCAACAAGACAAACTTTCACTGAACATGAAAaagtgtgtctgcaggaattagttttgaaatataaattaaattctgcTGCAACTATTGGGGCTGgaaatgcaaatgtaaaaaaaatggcttGGGTACGACTTACACAAGAATTTAACTCCATTGAGACcaatagtaaa CGAACAGaggcacaattaaaaaaatgttgggacaatttaaaaaccagaagaaaacaatttctagcacaagaaaaaag ggaACGCATGAGGACCGGAGGTGGGTTGTATGCAGCTAGTACCTCTCAAGGCTCCCAGGAGACTATTGATGCTGCTCTTTTGGATGCCACAAATATAGAGCTACAAGGCGTGTTTGATAGTGATAGTG ATATGGTGTTGGACCACAACATGTTAGCCCCAGTACCCGATCTCCCTGCACCTGCAGCCCCTGCAGCACCCGCTAATACCTCACCTGGCGAAGGACCATCCCAAATACAAA GAGCTATTCCTGTGGAAGTTGATATTGAAATAATGGATATTCCATATCGTCCATCAGCCGGGTCTCGTCTCTCCGATTATGAACCACCTTCTCTAATTCAAG AGCCTGTTCCTGTGGCACAAGTAGAGCTACCTCGTCGACCATCAACTGGATTGAGAGAACATGATTATGGAGCACCTTCCCGAACTCTAG CTTCAAAGAATATTCGGGCTCATGTAATTAACCAGGAGTTCACCTTGCGAAAAGATAGATATCAGGTGATAGTGGACAGGGAGGAGGAGCTACACAAATTGAGGATAGCAGAGCGGGAGTGGCTCGTGAAGGCAGCTGAGGAGACATATCATAAAGCTCGCCTTGAAAAGGAAAGTGCGCAGGAGTTGCTGCTATGCAGCCGGGCTAAGCGAGAGCTAGCAGAGCTGCATCTTTCTagggaaagaaagaaataa
- the LOC126376646 gene encoding putative nuclease HARBI1 gives MSDSDLYSDFEEFMDYVYDNPYDYPARKYIRDAQNPLECYDEEQFQKRFRFRKDTVVHMILPLIGLQSNVTNKGLPLPPILQLLIALRFYATGNFQIVCGDLHKISQPVVSKIVAKLSKILAMKVVEFIKFPGAHERANVKRAFYQRAQFPGVIGCIDCTHVPIKNPSRENGELFRNRKGEFSINVQLICGPQMLIYDIVARWPGSAHDSRIFSNSRCSMRFEEGDLVGAGILLGDSGYAQSSYTYTPVLNPQTPAQERYNRSHISTRNIIERLNGVLKRRFACLSRKLQNKIKNVPNIIVACAVLHNISVNTNQEMPEPLRARIDPPIPVPDNERGSIIRASFIARHFS, from the exons atgagtGATAGTGACTTATATAGTGACTTTGAAGAGTTTATGGATTATGTTTATGATAATCCTTACGATTATCCGGCGCGGAAATATATCAGAGACGCTCAAAACCCTTTGGAATGTTACGACgaagaacaatttcaaaaacgctttcgaTTTAGGAAAGATACTGTTGTTCATATGATATTGCCGCTGATTGGATTGCAATCAAATGTAACCAACAAAGGGTTACCTTTACCACCCATATTGCAGCTACTCATAGCGTTAAGATTTTATGCTACAGGAAACTTCCAG ATTGTTTGCGGAGATCTGCATAAGATCAGTCAGCCAGTTGTATCTAAAATCGTGGCTAAGCTATCGAAAATATTAGCAATGAAAGTAGTTGAGTTTATCAAGTTCCCTGGAGCACACGAGAGAGCCAACGTGAAGAGAGCATTTTACCAACGTGCTCAATTCCCAGGGGTAATCGGGTGCATTGACTGCACTCACGTACCAATTAAAAATCCGAGTCGGGAAAATGGAGAACTTTTCAGAAATAGAAAAGGTGAGTTCTCTATAAATGTACAACTAATATGCGGGCCACAAATGTTGATTTACGACATTGTGGCGAGGTGGCCCGGATCTGCCCATGATTCCCGCATATTCAGCAACAGCCGTTGTAGTATGCGCTTTGAAGAAGGGGATTTAGTAGGAGCTGGCATACTTTTAGGGGACAGTGGATATGCACAGTCGTCTTACACGTATACTCCCGTGCTAAATCCACAAACACCAGCTCAGGAGCGCTACAACAGATCCCATATCAGTACTAGAAATATTATAGAAAGGCTGAATGGGGTCCTGAAAAGAAGATTTGCTTGTTTAAGCAGGAAGCttcagaacaaaataaaaaatgtccctaacatcATCGTGGCTTGTGCTGTATTGCACAATATCAGTGTTAACACTAACCAAGAAATGCCAGAACCCTTGAGGGCAAGGATAGACCCACCAATACCTGTTCCAGACAATGAACGAGGTAGTATTATAAGAGCTAGTTTTATCGCAAGACATTttagttaa
- the LOC126376701 gene encoding kxDL motif-containing protein CG10681: MANETPESDFSIECFQNYSAPEVFVQGLAGMVDQSDVETIIRAQKNMLQRFEKTTEMLTNCNQLSASRLRAASAEFKKHTQLLMDMRKDLEFIFKKIRAIKTKLSSQYPESYKMAVAASVANRKPVDEEEDEFKPGMRLESKMVATVSTETLKPATSEDKKSKKKECKDLSNNNADMKKSGEQKKIKKTSSSSETESASSGDDSSTDTG, translated from the exons ATGGCAAATGAAACgccagaaagtgatttttcgaTAGAATGTTTTCAAAACTACTCTGCACCTGAAGTTTTCGTCCAGGGCCTGGCGGGGATGGTTGATCAGAGCGACGTGGAAACTATAATTAGGGCCcaaaaaaacat GTTACAACGCTTTGAAAAGACAACTGAAATGCTGACAAATTGCAACCAACTGTCTGCGAGCAGGCTACGTGCTGCTTCGGCTGAATTCAAGAAACATACGCAGCTACTTATGGATATGCGAAAAGACTTGGAGTTTATCTTCAAGAAGATCAGAGCTATTAAGACTAAACTTAG TTCACAATATCCTGAGTCATATAAGATGGCAGTAGCAGCATCAGTTGCAAACCGAAAACCAGTTGATGAAGAAGAGGATGAATTTAAACCGGGCATGAGATTGGAATCAAAAATGGTGGCTACAGTGTCAACAGAAACACTTAAACCAGCTACCAGTGAAGACAAGAagtcaaaaaagaaagaatgtAAAGATTTGAGCAATAACAATGCAGACATGAAAAAATCTGGTGAGCAGAAGAAAATAAAGAAGACTTCTTCTTCGTCAGAGACCGAGAGTGCTAGTTCTGGTGACGATAGCAGTACGGATACTGGTTGA